One genomic window of Sporosarcina ureae includes the following:
- a CDS encoding DHH family phosphoesterase, whose protein sequence is MKRQIIDTIEKYEKIIIHRHVRPDPDAYGSQMGLKALIEKNYPQKQVLAAGMHDELLSYLGEPNTVTESDYEGALVIVTDTANTGRIDGSSYDKGAWLLKIDHHPNEDPYGDERWVNSEASSCSEMIYTLYEEGQASYGWEISPEAARFLFAGIVGDTGRFMFPSTTEKTFEVASSLIKQPFDRTKLFAGMYEMDRKILHLQGYIYQNFTIDENGAAYIKLTQEILKQFDVTVSETSQLVGSLGEVKGICAWIIFIEEQNQIRVRIRSKGPVINTLAMQHNGGGHPLASGASAYSWTEVDEIIVKLQELCRNY, encoded by the coding sequence ATGAAACGACAAATCATTGACACAATTGAGAAATACGAAAAAATTATCATTCATCGTCACGTCCGACCTGATCCAGATGCATACGGGTCACAAATGGGGTTGAAAGCACTTATTGAAAAGAATTATCCGCAAAAGCAAGTACTCGCAGCCGGTATGCATGATGAGCTGTTGAGTTATTTAGGTGAACCGAATACCGTGACAGAATCAGACTACGAAGGTGCGCTTGTCATCGTTACGGATACGGCGAACACGGGTCGGATTGATGGATCATCTTATGACAAAGGTGCATGGTTATTGAAAATCGATCATCACCCGAACGAAGACCCATACGGCGATGAGCGTTGGGTGAATTCAGAAGCAAGTTCTTGTTCAGAAATGATTTATACACTATATGAAGAAGGGCAAGCATCATACGGGTGGGAAATCTCCCCGGAAGCGGCACGCTTTTTATTCGCAGGAATTGTTGGGGATACAGGCCGTTTTATGTTCCCGAGCACAACTGAAAAGACTTTTGAAGTAGCTAGCTCGTTAATCAAGCAACCTTTTGATCGAACGAAACTGTTCGCGGGCATGTATGAGATGGACCGTAAAATCTTGCATTTGCAAGGATATATCTACCAAAACTTTACGATTGATGAAAATGGCGCGGCTTATATTAAATTAACTCAAGAAATCTTGAAGCAGTTCGATGTAACTGTATCGGAGACGTCTCAGCTAGTTGGGTCACTTGGAGAAGTGAAAGGAATTTGCGCGTGGATCATCTTTATTGAAGAGCAGAATCAAATCCGTGTCCGCATACGTTCGAAAGGTCCTGTTATCAATACATTAGCGATGCAGCACAATGGTGGCGGTCATCCATTAGCGTCAGGCGCTTCCGCATATTCATGGACAGAAGTAGACGAAATCATCGTTAAACTGCAAGAACTTTGCAGAAACTATTAA
- a CDS encoding YtpI family protein has translation MEMVNFIFVFGIVACGVFYFVFKTRQFRTNHMFPIRKKMYASLAGTALGGLLIFFGINQLLIFDGTLTYIVSAIFILFGGYVAIFNFNAQKHYKQFVAEERNLNKADVN, from the coding sequence ATGGAAATGGTTAATTTTATTTTTGTTTTTGGTATCGTCGCTTGCGGCGTATTCTATTTCGTTTTCAAAACACGCCAATTCCGCACGAACCATATGTTTCCCATCCGTAAAAAGATGTATGCAAGTTTGGCAGGCACAGCACTTGGCGGCCTATTGATCTTCTTCGGAATCAATCAATTGCTCATTTTTGATGGCACACTAACCTATATCGTGTCAGCTATATTCATTTTATTCGGCGGATATGTTGCCATATTTAACTTTAACGCCCAGAAACATTATAAGCAGTTTGTTGCGGAAGAACGTAATCTAAACAAAGCTGATGTCAATTGA
- a CDS encoding M24 family metallopeptidase gives MTNIQKVQNFLEKHDIEAALITNPDNIFYLTDFRSDPHERLLGVVVFKEADPFVLCPAMEVPDVKAIGWQYDAIGYKDTDNAFEFLEQAINERISTFSLLAIEKEHVTVDRYEILQERFPTLQFAKLDDELANNRLIKDDVELQHLRKAAELADYAIEVGCNEIAEGKTELEIVQAVEQAVKQKGAEKMSFDTIIVSGTKTASPHGIPGEKRIEKGDFILFDLGVVYKGYCSDITRTIAFGEPTEEKRKIYETVKKAQQAAIDVVRPGTLAREVDLAARSIIEEAGYGELFPHRIGHGLGISVHEFPSLTGTNDMPLQEGMVFTIEPGIYDPTITGVRIEDDLYVTNDGVEVLTKFPKDLLVVGE, from the coding sequence TTGACGAACATTCAAAAAGTACAAAATTTCTTAGAGAAACATGATATTGAAGCAGCACTCATAACGAACCCGGATAATATATTTTATCTGACTGATTTCCGTAGCGATCCTCATGAACGCTTACTAGGTGTAGTCGTTTTTAAAGAAGCGGATCCATTTGTACTTTGTCCTGCGATGGAAGTTCCGGATGTAAAAGCAATCGGTTGGCAGTATGACGCTATCGGCTATAAGGATACGGATAATGCGTTCGAATTTTTAGAGCAAGCCATCAATGAACGAATCTCCACATTCTCGTTACTCGCAATCGAAAAAGAACATGTAACGGTTGATCGTTACGAAATTTTGCAAGAGCGTTTTCCAACTCTACAGTTTGCCAAGTTAGATGATGAACTAGCCAATAATCGTCTAATCAAAGATGATGTGGAACTTCAACACTTACGTAAAGCAGCTGAATTGGCAGATTATGCGATAGAAGTAGGTTGCAATGAAATCGCGGAAGGTAAAACCGAGCTGGAAATAGTCCAAGCTGTAGAGCAAGCCGTGAAACAAAAAGGTGCAGAGAAGATGTCATTTGATACAATTATCGTTTCGGGCACGAAAACTGCTTCTCCGCATGGTATTCCAGGCGAGAAAAGAATTGAAAAAGGTGATTTCATCTTATTTGACTTAGGCGTTGTGTATAAAGGATACTGCTCTGACATCACGCGTACGATTGCATTTGGCGAGCCTACAGAGGAGAAGCGTAAGATTTATGAGACGGTCAAGAAAGCACAGCAAGCAGCGATTGACGTAGTACGTCCGGGTACATTGGCTAGAGAAGTCGATCTTGCCGCTCGATCCATTATTGAAGAAGCGGGTTATGGTGAGTTATTCCCGCATCGGATTGGCCATGGTCTTGGTATTTCTGTTCATGAGTTCCCTTCTTTAACGGGTACGAATGATATGCCACTTCAGGAAGGCATGGTATTTACAATTGAACCGGGGATTTATGATCCAACCATCACAGGCGTACGGATTGAGGATGATTTGTATGTGACAAACGATGGCGTCGAAGTGTTAACGAAGTTCCCTAAGGATTTGCTAGTTGTCGGGGAGTAA
- a CDS encoding metal-dependent hydrolase, whose translation MKISYHGHSIVKIETKGKTILIDPFITGNKLTDLQADDEKPDVILLTHGHNDHVGDTLDIAKREDILVVAPNELAVYLGFQGLNTHGMNIGGAKEFDFGTVKYTQAFHSSSYTTEDNEIIYTGMPAGLLLTIEDQVIYHAGDTSLFSDMKLYGEEGIDVAFLPIGNNFTMGPKDAAKAVELLKPKLTVPVHFNTFPPIEVDPEDFKSLVKNHEVKIMEPGEFIEL comes from the coding sequence GTGAAAATCTCATACCATGGTCATTCGATCGTAAAAATTGAGACAAAAGGAAAGACGATTTTAATCGATCCTTTCATTACAGGTAATAAATTAACGGATCTACAAGCGGATGATGAAAAGCCTGACGTGATTTTATTGACACACGGACATAATGACCATGTAGGCGACACGCTGGATATTGCCAAAAGAGAAGATATCTTAGTCGTGGCCCCGAATGAGTTGGCCGTATACCTTGGATTCCAAGGATTGAATACGCATGGAATGAACATCGGCGGAGCAAAAGAGTTTGATTTCGGCACTGTGAAATATACACAGGCATTCCATAGCTCTTCCTATACAACGGAAGACAATGAAATTATTTATACAGGTATGCCCGCTGGTTTACTATTGACGATAGAAGATCAAGTCATCTATCATGCAGGAGATACTTCACTGTTTAGTGATATGAAACTGTATGGGGAAGAAGGAATTGATGTGGCATTCTTACCTATTGGCAATAACTTCACAATGGGTCCTAAAGATGCTGCAAAAGCAGTCGAATTGCTAAAACCGAAGCTAACCGTTCCGGTCCACTTCAATACATTCCCGCCAATTGAAGTAGATCCTGAAGATTTCAAATCACTCGTAAAGAATCATGAAGTGAAAATAATGGAACCCGGGGAATTCATCGAACTGTAA
- a CDS encoding DRTGG domain-containing protein: MSTKHEQILRYIESLAVGEKISVRQVAKVLEVSDGTAYRAIKEAENQKLVNTIERVGTIRIEKKKKENIERLTFAEVINIVDGVVLGGRDGLHKTLTKFVVGAMQLEDMIRYIDAGSLLIVGNRLKAHEIAIKAGAAVLVTGGFDATDEVKQLADEMNLPVISTSYDTFTVATMLNRAIYDQLIEKEILLVEDILTPLASTVTLSPEDSVDQFYEVNHQTSHSAYPVVKSDGTLVGIITSRDVVSNPDEETIGKVMTPEPITVNGKMSVASAGHSMIWEGIDLMPVVNDAGVLEGIISRQDVLKALQMTQRQPQQGETIDDIVKNQMKAIANSPEKIEFSVVPQMTNQFGSLSYGAMLTILTEAGSRTIKLQKRGESVPENVTIYFIKQVQLGATVTVEPKIIHSSRRFIKLEIELTSNDGIVAKAMGTFQLFEK; this comes from the coding sequence ATGTCAACTAAACACGAGCAGATTTTGCGTTATATCGAAAGCTTGGCAGTGGGAGAAAAGATCTCCGTTCGCCAAGTTGCGAAAGTATTAGAAGTCAGTGATGGAACCGCTTACCGTGCAATAAAAGAAGCGGAAAACCAGAAACTGGTCAATACAATTGAACGTGTAGGTACAATCCGAATTGAAAAAAAGAAAAAAGAAAACATTGAACGTCTAACATTTGCAGAAGTCATCAACATCGTAGACGGTGTTGTGCTGGGTGGCCGTGATGGATTACATAAAACATTAACGAAATTTGTAGTAGGAGCCATGCAGCTCGAGGATATGATTCGCTATATCGATGCGGGCAGTCTGTTGATTGTAGGAAACCGTTTGAAAGCGCATGAAATTGCGATTAAAGCGGGGGCAGCTGTCCTCGTAACGGGGGGCTTCGATGCGACGGATGAAGTGAAGCAACTGGCAGATGAAATGAATTTGCCGGTTATTTCCACAAGTTATGATACGTTCACAGTTGCGACTATGCTGAACCGAGCGATTTATGATCAGTTGATTGAAAAAGAGATTTTGTTAGTGGAGGATATTTTGACACCGCTTGCCAGTACGGTGACATTATCGCCTGAGGATTCAGTCGATCAATTTTACGAAGTGAATCACCAAACATCGCACTCAGCCTACCCTGTTGTAAAATCCGATGGAACATTAGTCGGGATTATTACTTCGCGCGATGTCGTCAGCAACCCAGACGAAGAAACGATTGGGAAAGTGATGACACCTGAACCGATTACTGTAAACGGGAAAATGAGTGTTGCGTCAGCAGGACACAGTATGATTTGGGAAGGTATTGATTTAATGCCTGTCGTGAATGATGCTGGCGTTCTTGAAGGAATCATCAGTCGTCAAGATGTCTTGAAGGCATTGCAAATGACACAACGTCAACCGCAACAAGGGGAAACAATTGACGACATCGTCAAGAATCAAATGAAAGCCATTGCCAATTCGCCTGAAAAAATAGAGTTTTCCGTTGTGCCGCAGATGACCAATCAATTTGGTTCATTATCTTACGGAGCGATGCTGACGATCTTGACAGAAGCAGGCAGTCGTACGATTAAGCTTCAAAAACGTGGCGAAAGCGTGCCTGAGAATGTGACAATTTATTTCATCAAACAAGTTCAGCTGGGCGCAACGGTAACAGTAGAGCCAAAAATTATTCATTCAAGTCGACGATTCATCAAACTGGAAATCGAATTAACATCAAACGATGGTATTGTAGCGAAGGCTATGGGGACTTTCCAGCTCTTTGAGAAATAA
- a CDS encoding universal stress protein, with protein MALTYKDIIVAVDGSDEAKWAFKKAIAIADRNDATLHLINIIDTRSYAAVEAYDRSIAERAQKYAEELLTDYRKEAVEAGVANVEIHVEYGSPKTLIPRDIAKKLHADLIICGATGLNRVERFLIGSVSENIVRSAKCDVLVVRTPEHLQG; from the coding sequence ATGGCACTTACTTACAAAGACATCATCGTAGCCGTGGATGGTTCAGATGAGGCAAAATGGGCTTTCAAGAAAGCGATCGCAATTGCAGATCGTAACGATGCAACTCTTCACTTGATCAATATCATTGATACGCGTTCTTACGCGGCGGTTGAAGCGTACGATCGTTCCATCGCAGAACGTGCACAGAAATACGCTGAAGAATTGTTAACTGATTACCGTAAAGAAGCGGTTGAAGCAGGTGTAGCGAATGTGGAGATTCACGTAGAATATGGTTCTCCTAAGACGTTGATTCCACGTGATATCGCGAAAAAGCTTCATGCAGATTTAATCATCTGTGGTGCTACAGGGTTAAACCGTGTAGAACGTTTCTTAATCGGAAGTGTTTCTGAGAATATCGTTCGTTCTGCGAAGTGTGATGTACTTGTTGTACGTACTCCTGAACACCTACAAGGCTAA
- the ald gene encoding alanine dehydrogenase translates to MRIGVPKEIKNNENRVAIAPASVLTLLTAGHEVVIEKGAGIGSSFQDEEYKEAGATIVDTAAEAWEADMVLKVKEPAESEYQYFREGLILFTYLHLAPELKLTQALLDKKVTAIAYETVQLPSGGLPLLAPMSEVAGRMATQIGAQYLEKTKGGKGILLAGVPGVSRGKITIIGGGQAGTNAARVAIGIGAHVTILDLSVERVRQLDEIFGEHIQTLVSNPFNIAKAVKDADLVIGCVLIPGAKAPTLVTEEMVKSMSPGSVVIDIAIDQGGIFETSDRVTTHDEPTYTKHGVIHYAVANMPGAVPQTSTMALTNVTIPYALQIANKGVKKACADNEALRKGINTLAGHITYQAVAEAQELEYVNVEDALETI, encoded by the coding sequence ATGCGTATAGGTGTTCCGAAAGAGATTAAAAATAATGAAAACCGAGTGGCAATAGCCCCTGCAAGTGTTCTAACTTTACTAACAGCTGGTCATGAAGTAGTAATCGAAAAAGGTGCTGGAATCGGCTCAAGTTTCCAAGATGAAGAGTATAAAGAAGCAGGCGCGACAATTGTCGACACAGCGGCTGAAGCGTGGGAAGCGGATATGGTACTGAAAGTTAAAGAACCCGCAGAATCCGAATATCAGTATTTCCGTGAAGGATTAATTCTATTTACGTATCTTCATTTAGCACCCGAGTTAAAACTAACACAAGCATTACTCGACAAAAAAGTAACAGCAATAGCTTATGAAACAGTTCAATTACCTAGTGGTGGGTTGCCTCTACTAGCACCAATGAGTGAAGTGGCAGGCCGGATGGCAACGCAAATCGGTGCACAGTATTTGGAAAAGACAAAAGGCGGCAAAGGGATTTTGCTTGCTGGAGTACCAGGTGTATCGCGTGGGAAAATCACGATCATTGGTGGCGGACAAGCAGGTACGAATGCTGCGCGTGTTGCAATCGGGATTGGTGCGCATGTAACGATCTTGGATTTGTCGGTTGAGCGTGTACGTCAGCTAGATGAAATCTTCGGAGAGCATATTCAAACATTGGTATCCAATCCATTTAACATTGCTAAAGCAGTAAAAGACGCAGACTTGGTAATCGGTTGTGTTCTGATTCCAGGTGCAAAAGCGCCAACTCTCGTAACAGAAGAAATGGTGAAATCCATGAGCCCAGGCTCTGTAGTGATTGATATCGCCATTGATCAAGGTGGAATTTTTGAAACATCTGACCGTGTCACTACGCACGATGAGCCAACATACACAAAACATGGTGTCATTCATTATGCAGTAGCGAACATGCCAGGTGCAGTTCCACAAACATCTACCATGGCACTGACAAACGTCACGATCCCTTATGCTCTTCAAATAGCTAACAAAGGTGTCAAAAAGGCATGTGCAGACAACGAAGCGCTGCGCAAAGGGATCAACACACTAGCTGGGCACATTACGTACCAGGCAGTAGCAGAAGCACAAGAACTGGAATACGTGAATGTTGAAGATGCACTAGAAACTATTTAA
- a CDS encoding FadR/GntR family transcriptional regulator, giving the protein MQNSQSSSKRFLDIIGELQSLISEQKIEYGDRLPSERHLAEKLQVSRTAVREALRSMELLGLIETRRGEGTFLSDFKKHQLVEVLSTFIMQQARSIQDVVETRMIHERAAITTVTENEELRMLPVWVGMQSKLREGESVFLREDMVRETIVATENRLSLKIWFLLKQYSGVSFDIAIEADEEIAIVHELLDEMMAGNKEKALICYEKWMNQVEGERREIE; this is encoded by the coding sequence ATGCAAAATTCACAATCATCATCCAAGCGTTTTTTGGATATTATCGGAGAACTGCAATCACTGATTAGCGAACAAAAAATCGAATATGGCGATAGGTTACCATCTGAACGTCACCTAGCAGAGAAGCTACAAGTAAGTAGAACAGCAGTACGCGAGGCGTTAAGAAGTATGGAATTGCTAGGCCTCATTGAGACGAGGCGAGGTGAAGGGACGTTCCTATCCGATTTCAAAAAACATCAATTAGTGGAAGTTCTCTCGACGTTTATTATGCAGCAAGCACGGTCCATCCAAGATGTAGTTGAAACTAGGATGATCCATGAGCGGGCCGCTATTACAACGGTCACAGAAAATGAAGAACTGCGCATGCTGCCTGTTTGGGTAGGTATGCAAAGTAAGTTGAGAGAAGGAGAATCCGTGTTTTTGCGTGAAGATATGGTGCGCGAAACCATTGTCGCTACTGAAAATCGACTCTCCTTGAAAATTTGGTTTTTACTGAAACAGTATAGCGGTGTTTCTTTTGATATAGCTATTGAGGCTGATGAGGAAATAGCTATAGTGCATGAACTGCTGGATGAAATGATGGCAGGTAATAAGGAAAAAGCCTTAATTTGTTATGAAAAATGGATGAATCAAGTTGAGGGAGAAAGAAGGGAAATAGAATGA
- a CDS encoding DNA polymerase III subunit alpha, with protein sequence MNLMYPQIITGADLLRGIVKLDELAPLLQKRGASSAAIVNSKLYGVRSFSKMLTKYGIRPIIGLSVMLEVEDHEVLVYIYAQNEIGFSNLMKMSSAISTRQEENLPLNWLQAYREGCIIICAMTDSSWANARNLHVLQNLTENVSSASTFIGISRPGGGAHTDEEAIIQLSEESQLSIAACHETRFLHKEDFPAYEVATAIRKGYKLNDSKKPPNRYRQAFLPEQQELSNWFQEYPEWLQTTEHIMNSCDVAIQKEDFLLPKFPVVEGTLPIDLLEEHCRLGLQQRFQTLSSEYEERLRYELMIIEQMGFTDYFLIVEDYVRYAKTEGILVGPGRGSSAGSLVAFALGITEVDPIKYGLLFERFLNPERVTMPDIDIDFADHRRTEVVNYVADTYGKQYVAQIITFGTLSTKAVARNVARVLDFTPEEVRFMSNELNSGQSFKETIRQSKKLRDWIQVEPRREMWQQAAERLEDLPRNASTHAAGVVLAAKPLVHYVPLQMGSDEVFLTQWAMKDVEEVGLLKMDFLGLRNLTLLDRIRAMIQYNKKQIIDFEQIPLHDQATYTLFKAGDTTGIFQFESPGMRRALRTIQPDNFKDIYSVNALYRPGPMEFIPLYSRRKNGHEPTVYDIPELEPILAETYGIIIYQEQIMKIAVDIAGFTMAEADLLRRAISKKNQQVLEEERQHFTAGARKKGFDQVKANNVYNLIVKFADYGFPKSHAVAYSLISYRLAFFKANEPTYFYAAFLSSLTGSKDKMTEVIREMKAKGIPILPPSVTKSRYSHTVEGHAVRLGLGAIKGVTFAFYQQLATAREKGSWSSMFDMAISLGADHFTEKAIIPLIKAGALDDFKQKRSVLLASIDAAHSHALFIGDDALSDQFQFNSQPKYTPGGTMDQMTKLGFEHDTLGFYLSEHPVEQLKRNTSSQIATISSLISLQQGTKVQCMGIILSIRRIRTKKGEAMAFLTLQDETDEISCTIFPKQYTQISVHLKEGAFVQISGSIDFRNQSVQLIVEQVLPLNLSGE encoded by the coding sequence ATGAACCTGATGTATCCGCAAATTATAACCGGCGCAGATCTATTGCGTGGAATCGTAAAGTTAGATGAACTGGCTCCTCTTTTGCAAAAAAGAGGGGCTTCTTCTGCTGCTATCGTCAATAGCAAATTATACGGTGTTCGATCGTTTAGTAAAATGTTAACTAAATACGGCATCCGACCGATAATTGGCTTATCCGTTATGTTAGAAGTCGAAGATCATGAAGTGCTTGTATACATATATGCACAAAACGAAATAGGTTTTTCCAATCTAATGAAAATGAGCAGCGCTATTTCGACACGTCAAGAAGAAAACTTACCGCTGAATTGGCTCCAAGCCTATAGGGAAGGATGCATCATCATCTGTGCGATGACCGACTCATCATGGGCGAACGCGCGTAATCTACACGTACTGCAGAACCTGACGGAGAACGTTTCTAGCGCGTCAACATTTATTGGAATTAGCCGACCGGGTGGAGGAGCACATACTGATGAAGAAGCGATCATTCAGTTGAGTGAAGAAAGTCAGTTGTCAATAGCTGCTTGTCACGAAACACGCTTTCTCCATAAAGAAGATTTTCCAGCTTATGAAGTCGCAACAGCCATTCGTAAAGGCTATAAATTAAATGATTCAAAAAAACCGCCTAATCGTTATCGACAAGCATTTTTGCCTGAACAACAAGAACTTTCTAATTGGTTCCAAGAGTATCCAGAATGGTTACAGACAACGGAACACATTATGAATTCCTGTGATGTAGCGATCCAGAAAGAAGATTTTTTACTTCCAAAGTTTCCTGTGGTAGAAGGCACACTACCCATTGATTTGCTGGAAGAACATTGTCGGTTAGGATTGCAACAACGTTTTCAGACACTATCTTCAGAATATGAAGAACGACTGCGCTATGAATTAATGATTATCGAACAAATGGGCTTTACAGATTATTTCCTAATTGTAGAAGACTATGTACGTTACGCAAAAACGGAAGGAATTTTGGTAGGTCCGGGACGTGGATCGTCAGCTGGCTCTTTAGTTGCATTTGCACTTGGTATCACAGAAGTAGATCCTATTAAATACGGATTGTTATTCGAACGCTTCTTGAATCCGGAACGAGTGACCATGCCCGATATAGATATCGATTTCGCAGATCATCGCAGAACGGAAGTCGTAAATTATGTGGCGGATACGTACGGCAAACAATATGTCGCACAGATTATCACTTTCGGTACACTTTCAACGAAAGCCGTTGCACGAAATGTGGCCAGAGTATTGGATTTTACACCTGAAGAAGTTCGTTTCATGTCCAATGAATTGAATAGTGGACAATCGTTTAAAGAGACGATCAGGCAGTCCAAGAAATTACGTGACTGGATTCAAGTGGAGCCACGAAGAGAAATGTGGCAACAAGCAGCAGAACGTTTAGAAGATTTACCGAGAAATGCATCCACTCATGCTGCTGGTGTTGTTCTTGCCGCGAAACCACTTGTTCATTACGTTCCACTGCAAATGGGATCTGACGAAGTGTTCCTGACGCAATGGGCGATGAAGGACGTAGAAGAAGTCGGTTTACTGAAAATGGACTTCCTTGGGTTGCGGAACTTAACTCTACTCGATAGAATCCGTGCCATGATTCAATATAATAAAAAGCAGATTATTGACTTCGAACAGATACCACTCCATGATCAAGCGACATATACACTATTCAAAGCAGGGGACACAACAGGCATCTTCCAGTTTGAATCACCTGGCATGCGTCGCGCCTTGCGAACGATACAGCCAGATAACTTTAAAGATATTTACTCAGTCAATGCCTTGTATCGTCCGGGTCCTATGGAGTTTATACCACTTTATAGCCGTCGGAAAAATGGACACGAACCGACTGTATATGACATACCTGAGCTCGAACCGATTCTTGCTGAAACATACGGCATTATTATTTATCAAGAACAAATCATGAAAATCGCTGTGGATATTGCAGGTTTCACCATGGCGGAAGCCGATCTTCTGAGACGCGCAATCAGTAAGAAGAATCAGCAAGTATTGGAAGAAGAAAGACAGCACTTTACTGCGGGAGCGCGTAAAAAAGGATTTGATCAAGTGAAGGCAAACAATGTCTATAATTTGATCGTTAAATTCGCGGATTACGGATTTCCCAAAAGCCATGCGGTGGCTTATTCATTGATTTCCTATCGGTTGGCATTTTTCAAAGCAAATGAACCGACGTATTTTTATGCAGCATTTTTATCTTCTTTAACTGGAAGTAAAGATAAAATGACAGAAGTAATTCGTGAAATGAAAGCAAAAGGTATTCCGATACTACCTCCGTCTGTCACGAAAAGCCGCTATTCACATACAGTCGAAGGACATGCGGTTCGTCTTGGCTTAGGCGCTATAAAAGGAGTCACGTTCGCTTTTTACCAGCAATTAGCTACAGCGCGTGAAAAGGGGAGCTGGTCTTCCATGTTTGACATGGCGATCTCGCTTGGAGCTGATCATTTCACAGAAAAAGCTATAATTCCATTAATTAAAGCAGGTGCACTTGACGATTTTAAGCAGAAGCGTTCAGTGCTCCTCGCTTCAATAGATGCTGCACATTCCCATGCGCTCTTCATAGGAGATGATGCATTAAGCGATCAGTTTCAATTTAATTCGCAACCGAAATATACACCGGGCGGCACAATGGATCAGATGACTAAGCTCGGTTTTGAACATGATACATTAGGATTTTATTTGTCTGAGCATCCTGTTGAACAATTGAAGCGAAATACATCCAGTCAAATAGCGACCATTTCTTCTCTAATTTCTTTACAGCAAGGAACCAAAGTGCAGTGTATGGGAATTATTTTGTCGATCAGGCGGATTCGTACCAAGAAAGGTGAAGCGATGGCATTTCTTACGTTACAAGACGAGACTGATGAAATTTCTTGTACTATATTTCCGAAACAATACACACAGATTAGCGTCCACTTAAAAGAGGGAGCATTTGTACAAATTTCAGGAAGCATTGATTTCCGAAATCAATCCGTTCAACTTATAGTAGAACAAGTATTGCCGCTCAATCTTTCGGGAGAATAA